CAAATCACGGCTTTTGTTTAACTAAGCTAAAAGAGgtcaatatgtttttaaatttttaaaatatacaaaaataccaTCTATTATATTTATcgcgttccatcttagatcTCACAATTGTATACTAATGCAtggcttttttaaattaaataattgttatttatttacttgaattttgaataaatactTACGTTTTTTGATAAGTGCATTGGCCTCGTCCAACTGTATTTTGAGCGACGCCATATCAGCCTCAAGGACTGTGTTTTGTTGCAACAAGTCCTGCAATTCACACTCTGCGGTCAGTCTCTCGCTCTCCGTATGCTCTAATCTAGCTTCagtcaactattattttgtCAAATGTACTTAACGTAACGCCATTGAAGTTGGGTCCAAAGCGGAAAGTAAGACGCCCAGACGAGGTCCACATGCGGTATATTGTAGCAGTAAAGATGCAGAGCGCGGTTGAAAAGTAAAACATGCCGTTAGAGTCACATGCAAATAAGACAACAAagaaatttagaaataaattgtCATACGcaaacattgacctcttataataaaaggacgcacaatcgtgtagaaaatttcacttaaaaactggccaattttgctttgacagttttagaattattggtaaagaaaattatacctaaaggcctttatttatagtccaatattcaataaaatcccaaattcagagcaaattcaatcttaaggattgaatttaaggttgaatttgcaaatgcaactacttgcattgagtgccaagaagttgtgtttggcactcattgagtggggggggggcgttttttggtcgctgattgtgcattcaCTTGAGATCGATGTACGCAATCAATATTTTTAGAGTAGAAAATGAAAATACCATAAATCTAATAACATTTCTTAATTAgaaacaataggctagttgacactttttttagatggtcttaaattgatcattatcgttgtactagattgaaaaaaaatatcatatgttttgaaaaattttaattttcaaatatttttcggCAATAGAAGCCAAAACACTGTACGTTATATTTTATCGTTCATGACCTTAAGTCAACACTACGTTTATtatatcaagtaacattgtgacgtcataaaatagacgacaacgttttttacgttttgaaaaatttataaaatacataatttttaaattaagttttgtatgaaatccttaactttaattaattaatatcgatatatttcgtacccttattccatgtactattaaataataatattgtttatattaagttatgagtcaactaccctattgatcAAAAGACACAAAGCAAGCTTTATGAGACCACATAACAAGAGCGGAAGCACAATAATTTTAGACCCGATTCCGGGTATTGTTACAGACCGGCAAGCATTTCTgtagaaatacaaaatatacaacagACTAAAAAAACACTTAATAAAGTCACGTTTTATTTACACCACTTACTATCATAAACATCAAAAAACCAAAAAACAGTGACACCTAATAAGTTAACACTTGATAAAGATAAgaacaaataaatgtaaaaatttaaaacattttaagccCTTATAAAAGCTCAGATTATAGTCTTTTCTCTAACTAACTATTAGTAGTATGTACTCATTAACCTCTTAtaattaaagaacgcacaaaatttcacttaaaagctggccaattttgctttgacagttttagaattattgggaAAGAAAATTATGCCtaaaggcttttaaatatagtccaatattcaataaaatcccaaattcagagcaaaccttaaggattgagtttaaggttgaatttgcaaatgcgactacttgaattaagTGCCAAGAAATTGTGTTTGGCACACAGTGAGGAATTTtattggtcgctgattgtgcatccactttttaataggagatcgatgtatgTACTACACTTTTGTGCCACTAAACGCCGTAGTGTTCAATTGACCTAGGCAAGATATTATGCTAAAGTTGTTAACCCTGTTTGCTTCGTAAGCCAGACGTAATTTGGCACAATAACTTAAACATTAAGACATCACAGTGTTTAAAGCATATTTTTATTCTTGTAATTGTAAAGCAGATCAATATTTCAATATccaaatataataacaatttattgcAATTTACTCAAATTATTGatgcacaaaaaataaattaatgcacACTCCCCTATTCATATTTAACAATGCTACAAATTGACAATGACCATACACCATTGTAGTCTAACCTGGAATTCTCTATCTTTTGAGGAGATCGCTACTACTAAGTTGTTAGTTTCTTGTGTCTTTATCATTTCTAGTTCAACAATTTGAGCTTTAAGTTTTTCAATAGTCTCCTGTCCTCTATTAAGGGCTTCGTCTTTTTCTAGGATAATGCTTTCAAATTCTTGTTTCCGTAATTGAATTTCATtatctttttcatttttttcattcaataaCAAATCATATTCAGCTTTTAagttttccatttcaaattttaaactattttcaaCGTCATGTTTCTCTTTGCAAATATTATCTaattcaacagtcaaattaatttctttgttttgcAAGTCCGTTACAGTATTTTGAAGTACCTGGCGAAATATTCAAACAACTTAATTTGTTAATACGTAATATTAAAAGGTAATTTGTAAGTTATATGTTAAACACAAACctgtttttctaaaattaatgcGTCATTTTCCAGTGATTTATCAGAAAGGGAATTCTCTAATTTTAATTTGCTACTCTTTTCTTGTTGCAACTTTGAGTCAAGCTCTTTTATTTGTTCTATGTAACCTGCTATAAGAATCTCTGACTGTTCTTTTGTTTGAGCCAATTCATTAAGATTTTGCTTAagctcatttattttattagattgctcatctattattttactattattatttttaacactttCTATTTGAtcttgtaataaaataagtttctCAAGAGCTTCCTTTATTTCAATATCTTTCtcgtttagtatattttctaacTCTTGAGTTTTTGCTGCCAATTCTTCTTTCAATTTGTGACATTGTGTCTCGAAATTATTTTGTGAATCAGTCAATTTTGTTCGAAAAGTTTCCAAATCCCcttttaatatattagtataactAATTTGCTCCTAATGGGAATAAACTTTAGATCATTAATGTGAAAGTTTATTGTCGAAGTTATTCCTTGTTGAAATGACATTATTATTCTTTAGAATGGTTAGTACCACagtttttataacaaataacCATAATAATGAACACCATGCATAATTCACTTtagatgtataaaaaaatataactttcttTGTATGTTCATTTAATCAAATTGATTTAGGAACGCATAGAGAACGTCCCTAAATCAATTTGACCGATTGAGATGAAACTTTGGTTGGAGGTCAAAAATTAATTCGATTGAACTTTTGACAAAGGTAATAATTAGCAATTAGATTTAAGGTAACATTGCTACACATGCAGCATTGCAGGGCAGAAGAGCTAGTTATATTCATGCTGTTGATACCATTTATAAcatgctatttaaaaaaataacattttagtaCTCACCTCTTTTTCTTGTTCATACTGCTGTTTCAATTCAGATAACTGTTTAACTGCATCTTCCTTTTCTTCCACTGCTTTTTTGTATTCATCACTACTTTTTGATCTAAGTCCTGTTAACTCCTCCTTCACTTTACTTAACTCACTATCTTTATCTGTTATatcagtttttaatttttcaatattttctttggCCTCTTTAAGATCGCTAGCTAGTACTGTAAGTTTATCTTGCTGCTCAGTAGCAACTGTTTTATGCTCAATTTCTAACGTTTCCATGGACGCTTTGAGAGATTCCAACTCTGCCGCTTTAAGTATTGCATGTTCTAGATCACTCCGGAGATGcgttatttcatttttgtatgCTTCTATTTCTTCACTTGAAGATGCACTTTGTTGGAGAAGTTCAACATCCCTGaatgtatgaaatattataaattgaataaGTACTAAAATCTTAATAGTCATGCTAATAAACTTTTATTGcagtaatctaaatatatataactcaaaggtgactgactgacatagtgatctatcaacgcacagtccAAACCACtagacggatcgggctgaaatttggcatgcagttATGACGtgggcatccgctaagaaagaattttgatcaattctacccacAAGGGGTTAAAATAGGGGATAAAAATTTGTGTGaaactttgtaaattttaaaccgATCTGGCTGAGACTTTGCATGCATAAAACTACAacgacgtaggcatccgctaagaaaggattttgatcaattctacccccaacggaataaaataggggatgaaagtttgtcaattttaaaccgatCGAGCTGACACTTTTCATGCATAAAGCtactatgacgtaggcatcccctaagaaaggattttgataaattctacacataaggggataaaataggggatgaaagtttgtataaatctGCATAGATTTTCAACTGATTGAACTGAAATTAAAGATTGGAGCTACTATGATGAAGACGTTCGTACCTTGGAGTAAAACATAGGATATttttaaccctaaaataaaaatagaagagggtgaaataggacttgaaagtttgtatagacagtccttaatttttagcgTCAGCGCGTAAACAGCGCAACGCGTAGcgtaaaaatttgttcataaatcataaaaaaaaatacaaaatataatacaaaaatattcaagaatttttaaaaatcaaccctaaagtgatgaaatatGGGTTAAAAGTTTACGTTGATTTCTTGTTTTTCTAGTAGTTTCTAGCACAATACTACTAACAAGCTCTATTTTATTCATAGTGTTGTGTGCTGTATTACAAATAAAGCTGCCAAAAGTTCGCTTACTTCATTCGATCGTTCAGTTGTTGTTGTAGAGCTGTTTTAGCAGTCTCGTGTTGAGCCGCAGACGCTCGTAAACTCGCAGCCAACTTGTCCACCTCCGCTTTCTAATAACAAAACATGATGGCAATATAATCTCCTCGTATTTCTAGCTTGTTTCGCTTAGTTTGACtgttttgagtattttttttatttatattctttacaagttcgacTACAAtcaagtaatgatgcaatctaagatagaagctggctaacttgttacgagtaggatgaaaatccatcaaaccggaacgcttaatcgctagacggtacgtatttgccgatagggtggtaattagcaaCGAATCAGAAAAAAATGCCCTTAGATTGACTTTACCGCATCTCAATAGCAAGGCACTTAAAGGATTAAGTCGAGATTTCTAAAGTTCTTTATCCGTCTGTTGAACTATTGTTATTACCACTGCAAGCAAAAGCTTTTCCTTCAGCGGAAAAGAGGacatactttatatttatattttataactagcagacaccgcgtggttcccattcccggaggaatacggggataatgtatagcctaggaatagtgtagcttcccaacagtgacagaatttttaaaatcggttcagtagtttcctattcaatgcaaacaaacaaacaatcaattctttcttctttataatatataatatatatagatagattataatatttttttaaatattaaaaatagctttagtaacttttttttattcttcatatGTACCTCAATGACTCGAAAATCACATGTCAATATAAAATGTTACCTGTCTGATCAATGTAATGTGTTCTTCCCTCAACTGTGTGTAAGCTCCTTTTAATTTTTGGAATTTTTCGTCCAGCACTTTGGATTTCTCCTCTGTGTCTGTGAGTTTTTCTGAAATAGGTCAAGGTCGACATACAATTACATGTTGAAAATTAAACATATGTatgatatttctattttattggtAGTTACTTTTTATTTGTGGTGTCTCCACTAATAAAACTTCAGCCTTTTGTTTTTCTTCATTAAGTTCAGTCTGCAAAAAAAAAGCAATgtcagtataatataaaaaataaaagaatgaaatattttaacaaaaaaatttaaccaacttcaaaataaactaaaaagcgaaaaataacatcgtatgttaTTGTACCTtgtgatcactttgaaggtggtgcctAACCAGTGAAGTATTAATTCAAGAtttcatttttttgtttttagtgtgtcctagcatagtgaaaaAAGGTGCCACACTaagggcaatttcgttatttttattttagcacaaaattactgaaccgaatttcatgaaaattaaatgcaatctggaagtatactctttcaaacaaaaaaagaaatttcaatttttttaaagaaataacgaagttatgcggtaacaaacataaaaaacaaaacatacgcgtcgaattgaggacctcctcctttttttgaagtcggttaataaatataaGTCACCTTTGTGGCACGTAGTTGGGATTCCATTCGCGTGCAATGTTCCCTCATTGACCCGAGCATAGTATTCCTCTCTTGTATTATCTGCGACACTTCTGACCTACACAAAAACGATTAATTAGTTAAACACTTCCAGAATTCACAATCATTGCTTATCACTTAATCATGATTTCTTAgacaaatgttatttaaatacatcTGTCAAATCTGaacgaaaataaataactaagtatattttcgtttaataaaagtatttcgACATGCCACATTGGACCAGTGGTTCCAGTGAACCATCTTCAGATCATAAGAATCATAAGGATCATAAGGTTTGGATCTTAAGAATCATAAGGATCACAAGGTTCGGATCATCACAATAATAGGGTTCGGATCATAACAATCACAAAGTTCGGATCATCAGGATCATAAGGTTCGGATAATAAGAATCATAAAGTTCGGATAATAAGGATCATAAGGTTCGGATAGTAAGAATCATAAGGTTCGGATCATAAGGATCGTATCATAAGGATCATAAGGTTCGGATAAGAATCATAAGGTTCGGATTATAAGGATCATAAAAATCATAAGGTTCGGATCATAAGGATCATAAGGTTCGGATAATAAGAATCATAAGTTTCGGATCATAAGGATTATAAGGTTCGGATAGTAAGGTAGGTCAGGCTATACCTCGACTAAATCgttgtttttttaacacattgctcaAAGTAATGCATTGGCAAGCTCTTAATACAACGAAATTAGCATTTGCCTAACGTCACACTGAAAATACGGTAAAGGAAACTCTTACCGCATCCGTTTGAGTTCGTTCTGAAGGTGTTCAATGAGCCGGTCCCGCTCTATGATGGGGTCGGGTATGGGGGACGGCGTGGCGCGCGTGTCCACCATGTCCATGTCTGGAGTTGTCGTCTAAATACATTACAACaattttggttacaatttgactttttttttatctttttttgtcTTGTATAAGGAAAATCTTAGCTGCaaaatcacacctgatggtaagcaatgatgcagcctatggtggaacgcgcttgcctagaagactcaatcaatcatcatcaatttGAATACAATCATGGACTGATGACATTCAGCGACCTGGGAGCTAAGatgcggctcactgttgagcacgagtctcctctcagaatgtctttccatagtccaccacgctggccaaatgcggattggcaaacttcacacacattgagaattaagaaaattctcaggtaaggtCCACTAGttatgagaataaaaaaatatacataactagcgggCGCttgcgaattcgtccgcgtgaaattctaccctacccctaccctaagtatcctgtgtaagtctcctggttctaagcaaCATCTCCattaattttcagccaaatcggttcagccgtccttgagttataaatagtgtaactaataCGACTTTCTTATAtagatatactagcggacccggtcaaacttCGTTTTAACTTGTtgtacttcttccctacctttACCatcaccttacccctaccctattcctaccctaaaAAGAAAACTctagttttcattgtttttaagatgtatttgCTATTCGGAgtggagacaaatccaacgaatgaaaaaccttgaaaaaatggtccagcagatctcgagttataagtgttgtaacaaacccgtcttttttatatatataaatatgtacagAGAAAATTGCATACCTGACTGATAGTGTCGGAGGTGTCGATG
This genomic stretch from Bicyclus anynana chromosome 14, ilBicAnyn1.1, whole genome shotgun sequence harbors:
- the LOC112048202 gene encoding huntingtin-interacting protein 1 isoform X4, with the protein product MASLSLPRVLQLKKNSLDAEREQFEKFQTLAIQKAINAIETPVKEKHVRSTIIGTFQEQSATTYWMVALRQPLQDNRIVAWKFCNVTHKLLREGHPACLDDSQRHISTIENLGKLWVHLREGYGRLINLYSNLLVTKLKFHARNPRFPGNMLLTAEELDAIAENDVNNYFQICVELFDYMDDILTLQAAVFDSLGNARANSMTASGQCRLAALIPCAQDSSHIYDCNVRLLFRLHASLPPDVLAGHRERFRQQFKKLSSFYKHASSLQYYRNLLTLPVLPSNPPNFLLQSDFGTYVAPVVSIPEPPPEDMDTVGSLIDTSDTISQTTTPDMDMVDTRATPSPIPDPIIERDRLIEHLQNELKRMRSEVSQIIQERNTMLGSMREHCTRMESQLRATKTELNEEKQKAEVLLVETPQIKKKLTDTEEKSKVLDEKFQKLKGAYTQLREEHITLIRQKAEVDKLAASLRASAAQHETAKTALQQQLNDRMKDVELLQQSASSSEEIEAYKNEITHLRSDLEHAILKAAELESLKASMETLEIEHKTVATEQQDKLTVLASDLKEAKENIEKLKTDITDKDSELSKVKEELTGLRSKSSDEYKKAVEEKEDAVKQLSELKQQYEQEKEEQISYTNILKGDLETFRTKLTDSQNNFETQCHKLKEELAAKTQELENILNEKDIEIKEALEKLILLQDQIESVKNNNSKIIDEQSNKINELKQNLNELAQTKEQSEILIAGYIEQIKELDSKLQQEKSSKLKLENSLSDKSLENDALILEKQVLQNTVTDLQNKEINLTVELDNICKEKHDVENSLKFEMENLKAEYDLLLNEKNEKDNEIQLRKQEFESIILEKDEALNRGQETIEKLKAQIVELEMIKTQETNNLVVAISSKDREFQVRLQWCMVIVNL